Proteins from a genomic interval of Streptomyces sp. NBC_00820:
- a CDS encoding AMP-binding protein gives MPDVAPHFRSHVEDILDALRENPDREALVYGNRRVTAGEFRDLTHRMAWAMQAQGIERGQTVTLLSGNLPEAIAVRYAANLIGAQVNHLYSKLSADVQAAIVEDVETRALVVDPRMAGRAAEIAESVPVKSVLALGPCDIAEDLTALADAGSGEPFPSQAEPDDICGIRHTGGTTGHPKGICTTYRQVQELRSVRPVSGDEAMATRQLVATTIAHAAGLLADAVLETGGTVVLLDDFEPGEVLRTIERERISHMWLLPPLLYQLLDHPDMEHTDTSALRQVLYGGCQASPARIADAVRRLGPVLMQGYGQNEGGIFSILSTDDHDPDNPARLRTAGRILPGVEVEIRDEDGNVLPDGEHGEICVRSAMVMQGYWKQPQLTAEVLRDGWLHTGDVGFRDGEGYLTVVDRLKDMIVVVGGHVYTTELEDLLNSHPDVRQSAVFGVRDEDRMEQVHAAVLLAPGATTSADELRAMVRAERGAMYEPARITFPAELPLTDVGKPDKKELRRRATAHAA, from the coding sequence ATGCCCGATGTCGCCCCACACTTCCGAAGCCATGTGGAGGACATCCTCGACGCCCTGCGGGAGAACCCCGACCGCGAGGCGCTGGTGTACGGCAACCGCCGTGTCACCGCTGGAGAGTTCCGCGACCTGACGCACCGGATGGCCTGGGCCATGCAGGCCCAGGGAATCGAGCGCGGACAGACCGTCACCCTGCTCAGCGGCAACCTGCCGGAGGCGATCGCCGTACGGTACGCCGCCAACCTGATCGGCGCTCAGGTCAATCACCTCTACAGCAAACTCTCCGCCGACGTACAGGCCGCCATCGTCGAGGACGTCGAGACCCGGGCGCTCGTCGTCGATCCCCGGATGGCCGGCCGGGCCGCCGAGATCGCCGAGTCCGTGCCGGTCAAGTCGGTGCTGGCGCTCGGCCCGTGCGACATCGCCGAGGACCTGACCGCGCTCGCCGACGCCGGGTCCGGCGAGCCGTTCCCGAGCCAGGCGGAGCCGGACGACATATGCGGCATCCGCCACACCGGCGGCACCACCGGTCACCCGAAGGGCATCTGCACCACCTACCGTCAGGTGCAGGAGCTGCGCTCGGTCCGCCCGGTCAGCGGTGACGAGGCCATGGCGACCCGTCAGCTCGTCGCCACCACCATCGCCCACGCGGCCGGCCTGCTCGCCGACGCCGTGCTGGAGACCGGCGGCACGGTGGTCCTCCTCGACGACTTCGAGCCCGGAGAGGTGCTCAGGACCATCGAGCGCGAGCGCATCTCCCACATGTGGCTGCTGCCGCCCCTGCTCTACCAGCTGCTCGACCACCCGGACATGGAGCACACCGACACCTCCGCACTGCGCCAGGTCCTCTACGGCGGCTGCCAGGCCTCCCCGGCCCGGATCGCCGACGCCGTGCGGCGCCTGGGCCCGGTGCTGATGCAGGGGTACGGCCAGAACGAGGGCGGCATCTTCAGCATCCTGTCCACCGACGACCACGACCCGGACAACCCCGCGCGGCTGCGCACCGCCGGACGGATCCTGCCGGGCGTCGAGGTGGAGATCCGCGACGAGGACGGCAACGTCCTCCCCGACGGCGAGCACGGCGAGATCTGCGTCCGCTCCGCCATGGTCATGCAGGGCTACTGGAAGCAGCCGCAGCTCACCGCGGAGGTTCTCCGGGACGGCTGGCTGCACACGGGGGACGTCGGTTTCCGCGACGGCGAGGGCTACCTGACCGTGGTGGACCGCCTCAAGGACATGATCGTCGTGGTCGGCGGCCACGTGTACACCACGGAGCTGGAGGACCTGCTCAACAGCCACCCGGACGTCCGGCAGAGCGCTGTCTTCGGCGTGCGCGACGAGGACCGCATGGAGCAGGTGCACGCCGCCGTGCTGCTCGCCCCCGGCGCCACCACCAGCGCCGACGAGCTGCGCGCGATGGTGCGCGCGGAGCGCGGCGCGATGTACGAGCCGGCCCGCATCACCTTCCCCGCCGAGCTGCCCCTCACCGACGTGGGCAAGCCCGACAAGAAGGAGCTGCGCCGCCGCGCCACGGCCCACGCGGCCTGA
- a CDS encoding TIM-barrel domain-containing protein — protein sequence MLACTSVALSLACADVAAAGTPGDRSGRPATVTVADARFEVLSPTLIRTEYAGDGRFEDSATFNAIGRNAFTPRPSYTSTVKDGVLTLTTSALTLRYQVGSGPFDAHNLTVQLTAGQNPVLAAPWRRSSCTLGTLCEAEDQAYDGPGIAVDHPGFTGKGFLAGFEVDNNSLSTDVRAPAAGTYDFAVRYANSAGSDGRHETRTLSLAVDGGAERKVSLPETADWNTWAVTRVPLAVGAGPHTVRLRRAAADSGSVNIDSTALVGSGAPYPSRAETAAPGCRFGTSCEAEDASTAGTAVIATDHQGYSGDGFTAELNKGAQLSDRIVGVPQDGTYLLHLRYANGTGGDGLHQTRDVTVGTGDGTTRALSLPPTDDWDTWKSASVPVELKAGDNRITLNCPESAACHVNVDTLALTPATDTAPAPHLALGGYRRSLDGFNGEGGATPRTAPGLLHRDGWYLLDDTTSAVYDTDTEKAGPRPSHAGAPYQDGYLFGFGHDYRQGLSDLATLTGPPQLLPRWAYGVWYSEYIDRTANDYENTILPAFRAAGVPLDVLVTDTDFKSPNTWSGWNFDPAKYPDPKGFFDWSAAQGLHNTLNVHPSILDSDPQFATAQATAKGKLRKGGCSSAGGAACYTFDFADPDQLDAYLALHRPMDAAGNDFWWLDWCCDASRSSRAGVTPDAWINQKYADLTAETSGRGFVLSRAYGSLQAGGYSGGVGLPTGPWADKRTTLHFTGDTASTWGTLRAEVGYTPGESAATGMSAISHDIGGHNDGFGIPGAETYTSDGRSHRTTKLPDDLYARWVQFGTFQPVDRLHSNHSDRLPWQYGPDARKSAEKFLKLREALVPYTYTLAQQAGTTGVPVVRPLYLDHPEEESAYDRSGSEYLYGPDLLVAPVTTPGAQATTSVWFPPGRWTDYFTGRTYTAGPGGATADVSSTLDTMPVFVRAGGVIATRTGDTSGDTRSPLTKAGVTVGTGAPGTFTLYEDDGVSPVSKRAATTKIRYTEHGGDHRVRIGPAKGSFHGQVTRRQWTVSFAGTEQPPAQVTADGTRLKASAWHWDPDTHVLRVTLPSSGIREAVTVGYR from the coding sequence ATGCTGGCCTGTACGTCGGTGGCACTCAGTCTGGCCTGCGCCGATGTGGCGGCCGCGGGCACCCCGGGCGACCGGTCGGGCCGCCCCGCGACGGTGACCGTGGCCGACGCCCGCTTCGAGGTGCTGTCACCGACCCTGATCCGTACCGAGTACGCCGGAGACGGCCGGTTCGAGGACAGCGCCACGTTCAACGCGATCGGCCGGAACGCCTTCACGCCACGCCCCTCCTACACCTCGACCGTGAAGGACGGCGTCCTGACCCTCACCACCAGCGCCCTGACCCTGCGCTACCAGGTGGGTTCCGGACCGTTCGACGCACACAACCTGACCGTCCAACTCACCGCGGGCCAGAACCCGGTGCTGGCCGCGCCCTGGCGACGCTCCTCGTGCACGCTCGGGACGCTGTGCGAGGCGGAGGACCAGGCGTACGACGGTCCCGGCATCGCCGTGGACCACCCGGGGTTCACCGGCAAGGGCTTCCTCGCGGGCTTCGAGGTCGACAACAACTCCCTGTCCACCGATGTGCGGGCGCCGGCGGCGGGCACGTACGACTTCGCCGTGCGGTACGCCAACTCGGCCGGCAGCGACGGCCGGCACGAGACCCGCACGCTCAGCCTCGCCGTGGACGGGGGCGCCGAACGGAAGGTGAGCCTGCCGGAGACGGCCGACTGGAACACCTGGGCCGTGACCCGCGTACCCCTGGCGGTCGGAGCCGGCCCGCACACCGTGCGGCTGCGCCGCGCCGCGGCCGACTCCGGGAGTGTCAACATCGACAGCACCGCCCTGGTCGGGTCCGGTGCGCCGTACCCGTCCAGGGCGGAGACGGCCGCTCCCGGCTGCCGGTTCGGCACGAGCTGCGAGGCCGAGGACGCGTCCACGGCGGGTACCGCCGTGATCGCGACCGACCACCAGGGGTACTCCGGCGACGGATTCACCGCCGAACTCAACAAGGGCGCCCAGCTCTCGGACCGGATCGTGGGCGTGCCCCAGGACGGCACCTACCTGCTGCATCTGCGCTACGCCAACGGCACGGGCGGCGACGGTCTGCACCAGACGCGCGACGTGACGGTCGGTACCGGGGACGGCACGACCCGCGCCCTCTCCCTGCCGCCGACCGACGACTGGGACACGTGGAAGTCGGCTTCCGTACCGGTGGAGTTGAAGGCGGGCGACAATCGGATCACCCTGAACTGCCCGGAGTCCGCCGCCTGTCACGTCAACGTGGACACCCTCGCGCTGACGCCCGCGACGGACACCGCCCCCGCCCCGCACCTGGCCCTGGGCGGCTACCGGCGCAGTCTCGACGGATTCAACGGCGAGGGCGGGGCGACGCCCCGGACCGCGCCCGGGCTGCTGCACCGGGACGGCTGGTACCTGCTGGACGACACGACGTCCGCCGTCTACGACACGGACACCGAGAAGGCCGGCCCCCGTCCGTCCCACGCCGGCGCGCCCTACCAGGACGGCTACCTCTTCGGCTTCGGACACGACTACCGGCAGGGCCTGTCCGACCTCGCCACGCTGACCGGTCCCCCGCAGCTCCTGCCCCGCTGGGCCTACGGCGTCTGGTACTCGGAGTACATCGACCGCACGGCGAACGACTACGAGAACACCATCCTGCCCGCGTTCCGCGCCGCCGGCGTGCCTCTGGACGTTCTCGTCACCGACACCGACTTCAAGTCCCCCAACACCTGGAGCGGATGGAACTTCGATCCCGCCAAGTACCCTGATCCCAAGGGGTTCTTCGACTGGTCGGCGGCACAGGGACTGCACAACACCCTGAACGTGCACCCGAGCATCCTCGACTCCGACCCCCAGTTCGCGACGGCGCAGGCCACCGCCAAGGGCAAGCTGCGCAAGGGCGGATGCTCGTCCGCCGGGGGCGCCGCCTGCTACACCTTCGACTTCGCGGACCCCGACCAGCTCGACGCCTACCTCGCCCTCCACCGGCCGATGGACGCGGCGGGCAACGACTTCTGGTGGCTGGACTGGTGCTGCGACGCCTCACGGTCCTCGCGGGCCGGAGTCACCCCTGACGCCTGGATCAACCAGAAGTACGCCGACCTCACGGCCGAGACCAGTGGACGGGGATTCGTCCTGTCCCGTGCCTACGGCTCCCTCCAGGCGGGCGGATACAGCGGCGGGGTCGGACTGCCCACGGGGCCCTGGGCCGACAAGAGGACCACGCTCCACTTCACCGGCGACACCGCGTCGACCTGGGGCACCCTGCGCGCCGAAGTCGGCTACACACCAGGCGAGTCCGCCGCCACCGGCATGTCGGCCATCAGCCACGACATCGGCGGCCACAACGACGGGTTCGGCATCCCCGGCGCGGAGACCTACACCTCCGACGGCCGCTCCCACCGCACCACGAAGCTGCCCGACGACCTGTACGCGCGCTGGGTGCAGTTCGGCACCTTCCAGCCGGTCGACCGCCTCCACAGCAACCACAGCGACCGGCTCCCCTGGCAGTACGGCCCCGACGCGCGGAAGTCCGCCGAGAAGTTCCTCAAGCTGCGCGAGGCACTCGTGCCGTACACCTACACCCTGGCCCAGCAGGCCGGCACCACGGGCGTTCCCGTCGTACGGCCGCTCTACCTCGACCACCCGGAGGAGGAGAGCGCCTACGACAGGTCCGGCAGCGAGTACCTGTACGGGCCCGACCTCCTGGTGGCACCGGTCACCACGCCGGGCGCCCAGGCCACCACGTCGGTGTGGTTCCCGCCGGGCCGGTGGACGGACTACTTCACCGGGCGCACGTACACGGCGGGCCCCGGCGGAGCCACCGCCGACGTGTCGAGCACGCTGGACACGATGCCGGTCTTCGTCCGCGCGGGCGGCGTGATCGCCACGCGGACCGGTGACACGTCCGGCGACACCCGCAGCCCGCTGACCAAGGCCGGCGTCACTGTGGGCACCGGCGCACCCGGCACCTTCACGCTCTACGAGGACGACGGGGTGAGCCCGGTCTCGAAGCGTGCGGCGACCACCAAAATCCGCTACACCGAGCACGGCGGCGACCACCGCGTGCGCATCGGACCGGCCAAGGGCTCCTTCCACGGCCAGGTGACCCGCCGCCAGTGGACCGTCTCCTTCGCCGGGACGGAACAGCCACCGGCCCAGGTGACGGCGGACGGCACGCGCCTGAAGGCCTCGGCCTGGCACTGGGACCCCGACACCCACGTCCTGCGGGTCACGTTGCCGTCGTCCGGCATCCGCGAGGCGGTGACGGTCGGCTACCGGTAA
- a CDS encoding PP2C family protein-serine/threonine phosphatase, which translates to MKRERDGVGPEGDLAVRTHLPTPPAWMRWLPLLYVVAVLLLEPVTPVDWPVSFVLIALPLVTAFAHGPTAVACATVGAIVLEGLLAGTPCCAGRPVGYLWDRHYVAAYVCTALVGALGMAVAAHRTRRERTLADVRFVAEVAQRVLLKPVPHRLGGLALDSLYLAAAAEARIGGDLYEAVLTRCGVRLVIGDVRGKGLLAVETAGAMLAAFREAAHDEPGLPGLADRVERSMSRRAAQLGGSETGERFVTAVFVEVPLGEHVVRVVNCGHPPPLRIRPGDVRELDRGRSGPPLNLGMLVPDPFRVDTYSFRPGDELLLFTDGVTETRNADGRFYPLAERLASWGPLDPEKLLDRLHRDLLVYSGDQLQDDTAALAAHRLPDEPTASAEPAASTGPTTPAGPTEQQ; encoded by the coding sequence GTGAAACGCGAGCGTGACGGCGTCGGCCCGGAGGGCGATCTGGCGGTACGGACCCATCTGCCGACGCCTCCGGCGTGGATGCGCTGGCTCCCGCTCCTGTACGTGGTGGCCGTACTGCTGCTCGAACCCGTCACGCCGGTCGACTGGCCGGTGAGCTTCGTACTCATCGCGCTGCCACTGGTGACCGCGTTCGCGCACGGTCCCACCGCCGTCGCCTGTGCCACGGTGGGGGCCATCGTGCTGGAGGGCTTGCTCGCGGGCACTCCGTGCTGTGCGGGCCGCCCGGTCGGCTATCTCTGGGACCGCCACTACGTGGCCGCCTACGTGTGCACCGCCCTCGTGGGCGCGCTCGGTATGGCGGTCGCCGCCCACCGGACACGCCGCGAGCGCACTCTCGCCGATGTCCGTTTCGTGGCCGAGGTCGCCCAGCGGGTACTGCTCAAGCCCGTACCGCACCGGCTCGGCGGTCTTGCCCTGGACAGTCTGTATCTCGCCGCCGCCGCGGAGGCACGTATCGGCGGCGACCTCTACGAGGCCGTCCTCACCCGGTGCGGGGTTCGGCTGGTCATCGGCGACGTGCGCGGCAAGGGGCTGCTCGCGGTCGAGACCGCCGGTGCCATGCTCGCCGCGTTCCGTGAGGCGGCGCACGACGAACCGGGGCTTCCCGGGCTGGCGGACCGCGTGGAGCGGAGCATGAGCCGCCGGGCGGCGCAGCTCGGCGGGAGCGAGACCGGCGAACGGTTCGTCACCGCCGTCTTCGTCGAGGTGCCTCTCGGTGAACACGTCGTACGCGTCGTCAATTGCGGTCATCCGCCGCCGCTGCGCATCCGCCCCGGCGATGTGCGCGAACTGGACCGGGGACGGTCGGGGCCGCCGCTGAACCTCGGCATGCTGGTCCCGGACCCGTTCCGGGTCGACACCTATTCCTTCCGGCCCGGCGACGAGTTGCTGCTGTTCACGGACGGCGTCACGGAGACGCGGAACGCGGACGGGCGGTTCTATCCCCTGGCCGAGCGACTCGCGTCCTGGGGTCCCCTCGACCCCGAGAAGCTCCTGGACCGGCTTCACCGCGACCTGCTGGTATACAGCGGCGACCAGCTCCAGGACGACACCGCCGC